The following proteins come from a genomic window of Miscanthus floridulus cultivar M001 chromosome 2, ASM1932011v1, whole genome shotgun sequence:
- the LOC136538761 gene encoding uncharacterized protein, with amino-acid sequence MAREAACCTAVSMALTARVLLVLATTFTVVAVILPATARAAWVDYPSGVPCGETIPVEQCDPGDAAANSACMDMCHYGGCQRGGQCVSLGLARGRGCHCKC; translated from the exons ATGGCTCGGGAAGCTGCGTGCTGCACcgccgtctccatggcgctcacTGCTCGCGTCCTGCTAGTTCTTGCGACCACCTTTACCG TGGTGGCGGTTATTCTGCCGGCGACGGCGCGGGCGGCGTGGGTGGACTACCCGTCGGGGGTGCCGTGCGGGGAGACCATCCCCGTGGAGCAGTGCGACCCCGGGGACGCGGCGGCGAACAGCGCGTGCATGGACATGTGCCACTACGGCGGGTGCCAGCGCGGCGGGCAGTGCGTGTCGCTGGGGCTCGCCAGGGGCCGGGGCTGCCACTGCAAGTGCTAG